Proteins from a genomic interval of Rosa chinensis cultivar Old Blush chromosome 2, RchiOBHm-V2, whole genome shotgun sequence:
- the LOC112188896 gene encoding deSI-like protein At4g17486, translating to MLCRKSVSTDDTGSMPVYLNVYDLTPYNGYAYWLGLGVYHSGVQVHGIEYAFGAHEYPTTGIFEGEPKKCEGFTFRKAILIGKTDVGPLEVRTVMEQLAEQYRGNAYNLITKNCNHFCNDACMRLTGNPIPNWVNRLARIGFLCNCVLPVTLNSTKVRHHRIDDKAYEGDEKKLTSQANNVAIPSTSSSSSSSSPSGPTTRRGRSRTRRAHPPSSPLIVGSSS from the exons ATGCTGTGTCGAAAGAGTGTCTCCACTGATGACACTGGATCCATGCCTGTGTACTTGAACGTTTATGATCTGACACCTTATAATGGCTACGCTTATTGGCTTGGTCTTGGAGTCTACCATTCTGGTGTACAAG TCCATGGGATTGAGTATGCATTTGGAGCTCATGAGTATCCAACAACTGGGATTTTTGAAGGGGAACCAAAAAAGTGTGAGGGATTTACATTTAGGAAAGCAATTTTGATTGGGAAAACGGATGTTGGGCCTTTAGAGGTGAGAACGGTGATGGAACAGCTTGCTGAGCAATATAGAGGGAATGCATACAACTTGATCACCAAAAACTGCAACCATTTCTGCAATGATGCTTGTATGAGATTGACTGGGAACCCAATTCCAAATTGGGTTAATCGGCTTGCAAGAATCG GCTTCCTCTGCAATTGTGTTCTTCCTGTAACTTTAAATTCAACAAAAGTTCGTCATCACAGAATAGACGATAAGGCATATGAAGGAGACGAGAAGAAACTAACAAGCCAAGCAAACAATGTGGCAATACcttctacttcttcttcatcttcatcatcctcTCCATCCGGCCCAACAACCCGCAGGGGTAGAAGCCGAACAAGACGTGCTCATCCTCCTTCGTCGCCTTTGATTGTTGGTTCTTCATCCTGA